In Arachis stenosperma cultivar V10309 chromosome 1, arast.V10309.gnm1.PFL2, whole genome shotgun sequence, one DNA window encodes the following:
- the LOC130941269 gene encoding uncharacterized protein LOC130941269 yields the protein MAEIKGGADDDMADGMQCTDHPYRTNPGGICAFCLQDKLGKLLSSSFPLPIRPSSSSSTSSPSDNIPPSTSTSTSASASAVPPPSLSLYPTSSANTTHSRRPRLPFLLVKKKKKKPSPSSSAAPSDAAILKRSKSTATPRRPRSLLDPDDLLIHDFTPRKRNHGFWSFLYHSSKSSKSFRDTISETSKPKENSKCCSGSSLMARRTDIVVVEEDNTPNSSHSTASFERKVSRSRSVGCGSRSFSGDFFERISTGFGDCTLRRVESHREGKHKQGSSSSSAGGAGAAMNNHHHHCMKERVRCGGLFSGFMMTSSSSSSSSSSYWVSSSADDNNNNGNNKASSSSTAAVATSLSHSHGRVRSWGWAFASPMRAFSAKPSSSKENQNRRDIIRDANHNDNHNKKNATPNLSAIPSLLTVRS from the coding sequence ATGGCTGAAATCAAAGGAGGCGCCGACGACGACATGGCTGACGGTATGCAATGCACCGACCACCCTTACAGAACGAATCCCGGCGGAATCTGTGCCTTCTGCCTCCAAGACAAGCTCGGCAagcttctctcctcttctttcCCTCTCCCCATCCgcccttcttcctcttcctctacCTCCTCCCCTTCCGACAACATTCCTCCTTCCACCTCCACCTCTACCTCCGCCTCTGCCTCCGCCGTACCTCCTCCCTCACTCTCTCTCTATCCTACTTCCTCCGCTAACACTACTCATTCTAGAAGGCCACGCCTTCCTTTTCTCTTggtcaagaagaagaagaagaagccctCTCCCAGCTCCTCCGCTGCACCCTCTGACGCCGCCATTCTCAAGCGCAGCAAGTCCACCGCCACACCGAGAAGACCACGCTCTCTCCTCGACCCTGACGACTTACTCATCCACGATTTCACTCCCAGGAAGAGGAATCACGGCTTCTGGTCCTTTCTCTACCATTCTTCCAAGTCCTCCAAGAGCTTCAGGGACACCATCTCAGAAACTTCCAAGCCAAAGGAAAATAGCAAGTGCTGCTCCGGTTCTTCTCTCATGGCCAGAAGGACCGACATTGTTGTTGTGGAAGAAGATAACACTCCCAACAGTAGCCACTCCACCGCTTCCTTTGAGCGCAAGGTTTCCAGATCCAGATCTGTTGGCTGTGGTAGCAGGAGCTTCTCCGGCGACTTCTTCGAGAGAATCTCCACCGGTTTTGGTGACTGCACTCTCCGCCGAGTGGAGTCTCACCGCGAAGGCAAGCACAAGCAGGGGTCGTCTTCTTCTTCCGCTGGCGGCGCCGGCGCTGCCAtgaacaaccaccaccaccattgcATGAAGGAAAGAGTGAGGTGCGGAGGCCTATTCAGCGGCTTCATGATGACGTCATCTTCCTCTTCGTCGTCTTCTTCCTCTTACTGGGTCTCATCCTCTGCTGACGATAACAATAACAATGGGAATAATAAAGCGTCCTCTTCTTCTACTGCTGCTGTTGCAACATCACTCTCACACTCCCATGGCAGAGTCAGGAGTTGGGGTTGGGCGTTTGCGAGTCCTATGAGAGCTTTCAGCGCCAAACCCTCTTCTTCCAAAGAGAATCAGAATCGGAGGGATATTATTAGAGATGCAAATCACAATGATAATCATAATAAGAAGAATGCCACGCCAAACTTGTCTGCTATACCTTCATTGCTCACTGTCAGAAGCTGA